One region of Baekduia soli genomic DNA includes:
- a CDS encoding flavin-containing monooxygenase codes for MTITPKHLSDEELAQALAIANVPTLLPLLVQLTGEERWIEEPYLPRRNKGLDDNNDGGLPEELQAEIRAAGLEAIRAWRDGAPVALPDPGPELMVRMLSVAMGEEVGEEYGPMLAAELAAVDAPATTAPVAGVPEGFHALIVGAGVSGIAAAIRLRDAGIPFTIVEQHEAVGGTWLENRYPGCGVDTPSALYSFSFAPHDWSKYFALRDELYAYLEQIVADTGLDEEIRFQTEVTGARYDEDAQRWDVELRGPGGTAETLTADLVISAVGAFRRPKMPTIPGLEDFAGELVHTARWPDDLDLTGRRVAVIGNGASAMQLVPAIAGVAAAVTIFQRSPQWAAPFELFHAEVPEPLRELSQSVPLYRAWYRLRAGWTFNDRIHQTLQKDPDWPHPERSVNEINDGHRRFFTRYIESKLAGRPDLVEKVTPTYPPYGKRILLDNGWYDSLLRDDVELVTDPIASVATDRVITATGAEHEVDVIVAATGFDVVRFLAPMDIRGRGGVSLREVWDDDDARAYLGSFVPGFPNFYMIYGPNIAGGHGGSLIGSAEHQLDYLIDLLGRLFAQGQVVAEVRPEPYERHNRRVDEAHERMVWTHPGMDTYYRNGHGRVVVTTPFRVIDFWGMTRSADLDDFVTEPPREGATAGAGRRAA; via the coding sequence ATGACGATCACCCCGAAGCACCTGAGCGACGAGGAGCTGGCGCAGGCGCTGGCCATCGCCAACGTCCCCACCCTGCTGCCGCTGCTCGTCCAGCTCACGGGCGAGGAGCGCTGGATCGAGGAGCCCTACCTGCCCCGGCGCAACAAGGGTCTGGACGACAACAACGACGGCGGCCTGCCCGAGGAGCTGCAGGCCGAGATCCGCGCGGCCGGCCTGGAGGCCATCCGGGCGTGGCGCGACGGGGCGCCGGTCGCGCTGCCCGACCCCGGTCCCGAGCTCATGGTGCGCATGCTCAGCGTGGCGATGGGCGAGGAGGTCGGCGAGGAGTACGGGCCGATGCTGGCGGCCGAGCTCGCCGCCGTCGACGCGCCGGCCACGACCGCGCCGGTGGCCGGCGTGCCCGAGGGCTTCCACGCGCTCATCGTCGGCGCGGGCGTCTCGGGCATCGCCGCGGCCATCCGCCTGCGCGACGCGGGCATCCCGTTCACGATCGTCGAGCAGCACGAGGCGGTCGGGGGCACGTGGCTGGAGAACCGCTACCCGGGCTGTGGGGTCGACACCCCCAGCGCGCTGTACTCGTTCTCCTTCGCGCCGCACGACTGGAGCAAGTACTTCGCCCTGCGCGACGAGCTGTACGCCTACCTGGAGCAGATCGTCGCCGACACCGGCCTGGACGAGGAGATCCGCTTCCAGACCGAGGTCACCGGCGCGCGCTACGACGAGGACGCCCAGCGCTGGGACGTCGAGCTGCGCGGCCCCGGCGGCACCGCCGAGACGCTGACGGCCGACCTCGTGATCAGCGCGGTCGGCGCGTTCCGGCGCCCGAAGATGCCCACGATCCCGGGTCTGGAGGACTTCGCCGGCGAGCTCGTGCACACCGCGCGCTGGCCCGACGACCTCGACCTGACCGGCAGGCGGGTGGCGGTCATCGGCAACGGCGCCAGCGCGATGCAGCTCGTGCCCGCGATCGCCGGGGTGGCCGCGGCGGTCACGATCTTCCAGCGCTCGCCGCAGTGGGCGGCGCCGTTCGAGCTCTTCCACGCCGAAGTGCCCGAGCCGCTGCGCGAGCTCTCCCAGAGCGTGCCGCTGTACCGCGCCTGGTACCGGCTGCGGGCGGGCTGGACGTTCAACGACCGCATCCACCAGACGCTTCAGAAGGATCCCGACTGGCCGCACCCCGAGCGCTCGGTCAACGAGATCAACGACGGCCACCGCAGGTTCTTCACGCGGTACATCGAGTCCAAGCTGGCCGGCCGCCCCGACCTCGTCGAGAAGGTCACCCCGACCTACCCGCCCTACGGCAAGCGGATCCTGCTCGACAACGGCTGGTACGACAGCCTGCTGCGCGACGACGTGGAGCTGGTCACCGACCCGATCGCCTCGGTCGCGACCGACCGGGTGATCACCGCCACCGGCGCCGAGCACGAGGTCGACGTGATCGTCGCGGCCACCGGGTTCGACGTGGTGCGCTTCCTGGCGCCGATGGACATCCGCGGCCGTGGCGGCGTGAGCCTGCGCGAGGTGTGGGACGACGACGACGCGCGGGCCTACCTGGGGTCCTTCGTCCCGGGCTTCCCCAACTTCTACATGATCTACGGGCCGAACATCGCGGGCGGCCACGGCGGCAGCCTGATCGGCTCCGCCGAACACCAGCTCGACTACCTGATCGACCTGCTCGGCCGGCTGTTCGCCCAGGGCCAGGTGGTGGCCGAGGTGCGCCCCGAGCCCTACGAGCGCCACAACCGGCGCGTCGACGAGGCCCACGAGCGCATGGTCTGGACGCACCCGGGCATGGACACCTACTACCGCAACGGCCACGGCCGGGTCGTGGTCACCACGCCGTTCCGCGTCATCGACTTCTGGGGCATGACGCGCTCGGCCGACCTGGACGACTTCGTCACCGAGCCGCCGCGCGAGGGCGCCACGGCGGGCGCGGGGCGGCGCGCGGCCTGA
- a CDS encoding CDGSH iron-sulfur domain-containing protein — protein MTDQDGREISVHQRTVALCRCGRSARKPFCDGTHKATRFRATSGA, from the coding sequence CTGACCGACCAGGACGGGCGCGAGATCTCCGTCCACCAGCGCACGGTCGCCCTGTGCCGCTGCGGGCGCTCGGCCCGCAAGCCGTTCTGCGACGGCACCCACAAGGCCACGCGCTTCCGCGCGACCAGCGGCGCGTAG
- a CDS encoding iron-containing redox enzyme family protein: MPVAPAPRGPLSEAVLAVLLHAPGTLVDVDVDVDATADPLADDDLHLTLYCLYELHYRGLDGVDERWEWDPGLLALRARLEAVFEAGLHDALSGWVPPSAGPETMDLALRAIIAADDGPSLARHLEVDGDLDQLREFLVHRSAYQLKEADPHSWAVPRLAGAPKAALVEVQTDEYGGGDPARMHAELFADVLRALELDATYGAHLDRLPGITLATVNLMSLFGLHRRRRGAIVGHLALFEMTSSVPNRRYATALRRLGVDDPRATAFFDEHVTADAVHENIAAVDLAGGLVRQEPALTADVLFGARALVEIEDRWARHLLGAWDEGRSSLLHAPATAAAAS; encoded by the coding sequence ATGCCCGTCGCCCCCGCACCGCGTGGCCCACTGTCGGAAGCCGTGCTCGCCGTGCTGCTGCATGCACCGGGCACGCTGGTCGACGTCGACGTCGACGTCGACGCGACCGCCGACCCGCTGGCCGACGACGACCTGCACCTCACGCTCTACTGCCTCTACGAGCTGCACTACCGCGGCCTGGACGGCGTCGACGAGCGCTGGGAATGGGACCCGGGGCTGCTCGCGCTGCGCGCGCGCCTCGAGGCGGTCTTCGAGGCCGGGCTGCACGACGCCCTGTCGGGCTGGGTCCCGCCCTCCGCCGGCCCCGAGACGATGGACCTCGCCCTGCGGGCGATCATCGCCGCCGACGACGGGCCCTCGCTGGCCCGCCACCTGGAGGTCGACGGCGACCTCGACCAGCTGCGGGAGTTCCTCGTCCACCGGTCGGCCTACCAGCTCAAGGAGGCCGACCCGCACTCGTGGGCGGTGCCGCGCCTGGCCGGCGCGCCGAAGGCGGCGCTCGTCGAGGTCCAGACCGACGAGTACGGCGGTGGCGACCCGGCGCGGATGCACGCCGAGCTGTTCGCCGACGTGCTGCGCGCGCTGGAGCTCGACGCGACCTACGGCGCCCACCTGGACCGCCTGCCCGGGATCACCCTGGCGACGGTCAACCTCATGTCCCTGTTCGGCCTGCACCGGCGCCGGCGCGGGGCGATCGTCGGGCACCTCGCGCTGTTCGAGATGACCTCGTCGGTGCCCAACCGCCGCTACGCCACCGCCCTGCGCCGCCTCGGCGTCGACGACCCGCGCGCCACCGCGTTCTTCGACGAGCACGTCACCGCCGACGCGGTGCACGAGAACATCGCCGCGGTCGACCTCGCCGGCGGCCTCGTCCGCCAGGAGCCGGCGCTGACCGCCGACGTGCTGTTCGGGGCCCGCGCGCTCGTGGAGATCGAGGACCGCTGGGCGCGCCACCTGCTCGGCGCCTGGGACGAGGGCCGCAGCTCGCTCCTGCACGCCCCCGCGACGGCGGCGGCCGCGTCGTGA
- a CDS encoding carboxylate-amine ligase, translating to MSTGVAARPRAAFDHAEPLTVGMEEEYMLLRPGTWDLLPRADAVLRRLQGDRRFQAEMPAAQLEAVTPPVQTVPAAAAALREARGALADAAGGIGVLASGGVHPFAAGEGALTRGPRYEAIASEYAWAARRQLAFGLHVHVAVAGADVALGVYNALREHLPALAALGAGAPFHEGADSGLASMRPKICDLLPRQGVPPVMPTWDALEAAWRWGAATGTFSATDGWWWELRLHPRYGTVEVRVPDAQATTADASALAAVVHALVATLADRAAAGTLPEPAESWRIAENRWSACRHGVRGRWSDVRTGEVRDTADVLGDLLDDLAPAAARLGCAAELQSARDLVLHPRDALIREVAAEGGARAVAAWLADRFLG from the coding sequence GTGAGCACGGGGGTGGCGGCGCGGCCCCGCGCCGCGTTCGACCATGCCGAGCCGCTCACGGTCGGGATGGAGGAGGAGTACATGCTCCTGCGTCCCGGGACGTGGGACCTGCTGCCGCGGGCCGACGCGGTCCTGCGCCGGCTGCAGGGCGACCGGCGCTTCCAGGCCGAGATGCCCGCGGCCCAGCTCGAGGCGGTGACCCCGCCGGTGCAGACGGTGCCCGCGGCCGCGGCGGCCCTGCGCGAGGCGCGCGGGGCGCTGGCGGACGCCGCCGGCGGGATCGGGGTCCTCGCGTCCGGCGGCGTGCACCCGTTCGCCGCCGGCGAGGGCGCGCTGACCCGCGGCCCGCGCTACGAGGCCATCGCCTCGGAGTACGCGTGGGCGGCGCGTCGCCAGCTCGCCTTCGGGCTGCACGTCCACGTGGCCGTCGCGGGCGCCGACGTCGCCCTCGGCGTCTACAACGCGCTGCGCGAGCACCTGCCCGCGCTGGCGGCGCTCGGCGCGGGCGCGCCGTTCCACGAGGGGGCCGACAGCGGCCTGGCGTCCATGCGCCCCAAGATCTGCGACCTGCTGCCGCGTCAGGGCGTGCCCCCGGTGATGCCGACCTGGGACGCGCTGGAGGCCGCGTGGCGCTGGGGCGCGGCGACCGGCACCTTCTCGGCGACCGACGGCTGGTGGTGGGAGCTGCGCCTGCATCCGCGCTACGGCACCGTCGAGGTCCGCGTCCCCGACGCCCAGGCCACCACGGCCGACGCCTCCGCGCTGGCCGCGGTCGTCCACGCGCTCGTGGCGACGCTCGCCGACCGGGCCGCCGCCGGCACGCTGCCCGAGCCCGCCGAGAGCTGGCGGATCGCCGAGAACCGGTGGTCGGCGTGCCGCCACGGCGTCCGCGGCCGCTGGTCCGACGTGCGCACCGGCGAGGTGCGCGACACCGCCGACGTGCTCGGCGACCTCCTCGACGACCTCGCCCCGGCCGCCGCGCGGCTCGGGTGCGCCGCCGAGCTGCAGTCCGCCCGCGACCTCGTGCTGCATCCGCGCGACGCCCTGATCCGCGAGGTCGCCGCCGAGGGTGGCGCGCGAGCGGTCGCCGCGTGGCTGGCCGACCGCTTCCTCGGGTAG
- a CDS encoding manganese catalase family protein, whose translation MITRIDRLGVALPPPSAGELSAFMNYTFQSFTFRGRPAARPFFDLVANIAAEELGHIELVAGAINTMLTDPAQVDAQAPDATGGYVSSSGDLVDDLTHDLFLETGAHTDHHEVSAVFDGPHPETGEDLVVRDGPLPNDLPPQAGVLAAARETRDEAVDGFEFLTMAEAGEAGHWLVGAKLNQRAGLPRVAALADGAPAVRQRHLQEVLDGSVPLAGGVDPEEPEA comes from the coding sequence ATGATCACCCGTATCGACCGACTCGGCGTCGCCCTGCCGCCGCCCTCCGCTGGCGAGCTGTCGGCGTTCATGAACTACACGTTCCAGTCGTTCACCTTCCGGGGACGCCCGGCCGCACGGCCGTTCTTCGACCTCGTGGCGAACATCGCCGCGGAGGAGCTCGGCCACATCGAGCTCGTCGCGGGGGCGATCAACACGATGCTGACCGACCCGGCCCAGGTCGACGCCCAGGCGCCCGACGCGACCGGGGGGTACGTGTCCAGCTCCGGCGACCTGGTCGATGACCTCACGCACGACCTCTTCCTGGAGACCGGTGCGCACACCGACCACCACGAGGTGTCCGCGGTCTTCGACGGCCCGCATCCCGAGACCGGCGAGGACCTGGTCGTCCGGGACGGCCCGCTGCCCAACGACCTGCCGCCCCAGGCCGGCGTCCTCGCCGCCGCGCGCGAGACCCGTGACGAGGCGGTGGACGGCTTCGAGTTCCTCACGATGGCCGAGGCGGGCGAGGCCGGCCACTGGCTCGTGGGGGCCAAGCTCAACCAGCGCGCCGGCCTGCCCCGGGTCGCCGCTCTGGCCGACGGGGCGCCAGCCGTCCGGCAGCGCCACCTGCAGGAGGTCCTCGACGGCTCGGTGCCGCTCGCCGGCGGCGTGGATCCGGAGGAGCCCGAGGCGTGA
- a CDS encoding class I SAM-dependent methyltransferase yields MTTRPPGDDLTVLHDLVPVAGRRMVDVGCGPGDLVRRLAAEGADAVGLEISQEQLATALARDPEATGSYVVGLAEDLPFADASVDAVLFMKSLHHVPADAMDGALAEARRVLTADGAVLVVEPLTDGTMFELVRRIDDETEVRRLAQEALGRAGAAGLVSAAVREYETRPSFADFTALCDLITGVDPARAGDIAAARDELEQAFERLADRDAATGAYTLVAPMRAELLRPA; encoded by the coding sequence ATGACGACGCGACCGCCGGGCGACGACCTCACGGTCCTCCACGACCTCGTCCCGGTCGCGGGGCGCCGCATGGTCGACGTGGGGTGCGGGCCCGGCGACCTCGTGCGGCGCCTGGCCGCCGAGGGCGCCGACGCCGTCGGGCTGGAGATCTCCCAGGAGCAGCTCGCGACCGCGCTGGCCCGTGACCCGGAGGCCACGGGCAGCTACGTCGTCGGCCTCGCCGAGGACCTGCCCTTCGCCGACGCCTCCGTGGACGCAGTGCTGTTCATGAAGTCCTTGCACCACGTGCCCGCGGACGCGATGGACGGGGCGCTGGCCGAGGCGCGCCGCGTCCTGACCGCCGACGGCGCCGTCCTGGTCGTCGAGCCGCTGACCGACGGCACCATGTTCGAGCTCGTGCGCCGCATCGACGACGAGACCGAGGTGCGCCGCCTGGCCCAGGAGGCGCTGGGGCGGGCCGGCGCGGCCGGGCTCGTCTCGGCGGCGGTCCGCGAGTACGAGACCCGCCCGTCCTTCGCGGACTTCACGGCGCTGTGCGACCTCATCACGGGCGTCGACCCGGCACGCGCCGGCGACATCGCCGCGGCGCGCGACGAGCTCGAGCAGGCCTTCGAGCGCCTGGCCGACCGCGACGCCGCCACGGGCGCCTACACGCTGGTGGCGCCGATGCGCGCCGAGCTGCTGCGCCCCGCCTGA